Proteins from a single region of Ensifer adhaerens:
- a CDS encoding mannose-1-phosphate guanylyltransferase/mannose-6-phosphate isomerase, with amino-acid sequence MTSKIVPVIMAGGRGTRLWPLSRAAAPKQFLQILSDHSLFQQTLERVRDANQFEPAIIVTNSDFRFIVAEQARAINVHLGDILLEPVARNTAPALAAAAFQVLARYGKDAVMQVLASDHEIDAGDVYRECILRAHKAARHGELVTFGITPTEPATGYGYIERGEELTAGTNRVARFVEKPDRAKAEAMLETGRYLWNSGMFMLPARTFLEEMKRHAPQVWEATKLALEGAQTDLDFTRLHAESFATAPDISVDYAVFEKTERAAVVPSPFLWSDLGSWDAVWKTGEKDGDGNVVTDKATVSNTRNSLVLSRDIHLAVQGLDDVAVIAGEDAVYVGRLADSQSVGSIVKTLAKSPQTTVLTEIHPTSYRPWGAVAAISDGERFAVKRLRVNPGKKISLQKHHHRAEHWIVVRGTAEITMSGETRMLHENESVYIPPGIVHRLHNPGKIPLELIEVRTGSYLGEDDIIRIEDEFGRS; translated from the coding sequence ATGACGTCAAAGATTGTCCCGGTGATCATGGCGGGCGGACGTGGCACCCGTCTGTGGCCGCTCTCTCGCGCCGCCGCGCCAAAGCAGTTCCTGCAGATTCTTTCCGATCACTCACTGTTCCAGCAGACGCTGGAGCGTGTGCGCGACGCCAACCAGTTCGAACCGGCGATCATCGTTACGAACAGTGATTTCCGCTTCATCGTTGCGGAGCAGGCGCGGGCGATCAACGTTCATCTGGGCGACATCCTCCTCGAGCCGGTTGCACGCAACACCGCACCGGCCCTTGCCGCCGCTGCTTTCCAGGTTCTCGCCCGTTACGGCAAGGACGCTGTCATGCAGGTGCTCGCCTCAGACCATGAGATCGATGCCGGCGATGTCTACCGGGAATGCATACTCAGGGCCCACAAGGCTGCCCGCCACGGAGAGCTGGTGACCTTTGGTATTACGCCGACCGAACCGGCGACCGGCTATGGCTATATCGAGCGCGGCGAAGAACTGACGGCCGGCACGAACCGTGTGGCGCGTTTCGTCGAGAAGCCAGACCGCGCGAAAGCCGAGGCGATGCTCGAGACCGGGCGCTATCTTTGGAACTCGGGCATGTTCATGCTGCCGGCAAGGACTTTTCTCGAGGAGATGAAACGCCACGCGCCGCAGGTCTGGGAAGCGACGAAGCTCGCGTTGGAGGGGGCTCAGACGGACCTCGACTTCACCCGGCTGCATGCCGAGAGCTTCGCTACCGCGCCTGACATTTCGGTCGACTATGCGGTCTTCGAAAAGACCGAGCGGGCAGCCGTGGTGCCATCTCCCTTCCTCTGGTCCGATCTCGGCAGCTGGGACGCCGTCTGGAAGACGGGAGAAAAGGACGGCGACGGCAATGTCGTCACCGACAAGGCGACGGTGTCGAACACGCGCAATTCGCTTGTTCTTTCGCGCGACATCCACCTCGCGGTGCAAGGGCTGGACGATGTCGCCGTCATTGCCGGCGAGGATGCCGTCTATGTCGGCCGGCTGGCCGATAGCCAGAGCGTCGGTTCCATCGTCAAGACGCTGGCGAAGTCGCCGCAGACCACGGTGCTGACCGAGATCCACCCGACGTCCTATCGCCCCTGGGGTGCGGTCGCGGCCATTTCGGACGGTGAGCGCTTCGCCGTCAAACGTCTGCGCGTGAACCCCGGCAAGAAGATCTCGCTGCAGAAGCATCATCATCGGGCGGAACACTGGATCGTGGTGCGCGGCACGGCGGAGATCACGATGTCCGGGGAAACGCGAATGCTGCACGAGAACGAGTCGGTCTACATTCCGCCGGGGATCGTGCACCGGCTCCACAACCCCGGAAAAATTCCGCTGGAACTGATCGAAGTGCGCACCGGCTCCTATCTCGGCGAAGATGATATCATCCGCATCGAGGACGAATTCGGCCGAAGCTGA
- a CDS encoding F0F1 ATP synthase subunit epsilon: MADFNFELVSPERLLLSEKVTEVVLPATEGEMTVMANHAPTMTTIKPGVVTVKTADGKIERFAVFGGFADILPTGCTLLAESAVHVDELDRTVLENRIDAVRAELEGAGDEKKTRLEQFVAELTKLGEIVIPA; this comes from the coding sequence ATGGCCGATTTCAACTTTGAGCTTGTTTCCCCCGAGCGTCTGCTCCTGTCCGAAAAGGTGACGGAAGTCGTTCTTCCGGCGACCGAGGGCGAGATGACCGTAATGGCCAATCACGCGCCGACGATGACGACGATCAAGCCCGGCGTGGTCACGGTGAAGACGGCTGACGGCAAGATCGAGCGCTTTGCCGTGTTCGGCGGCTTTGCTGACATCCTGCCGACCGGCTGCACGCTGCTCGCCGAATCTGCCGTTCATGTCGACGAACTCGACCGTACGGTTCTTGAAAACCGCATCGACGCGGTTCGTGCCGAGCTGGAAGGCGCGGGCGACGAAAAGAAGACTCGTCTCGAACAGTTTGTTGCCGAACTGACGAAGCTCGGCGAGATCGTGATCCCGGCCTGA
- the atpD gene encoding F0F1 ATP synthase subunit beta has product MAKAATPKETVAEKKPAAPRKAASAKTTAVAATGAVGRVTQVIGAVVDVAFDEGQLPQILNALETDNNGNRLVLEVAQHLGENSVRTIAMDSTEGLVRGQSVTDTGAPITVPVGDETLGRIMNVIGEPVDEAGPLVTSGKRAIHQEAPSYVEQSTEAQILVTGIKVVDLLAPYAKGGKIGLFGGAGVGKTVLIMELINNVAKAHGGYSVFAGVGERTREGNDLYHEMIESGVNKHGGGAGSKAALVYGQMNEPPGARARVALTGLTIAEDFRDKGQDVLFFVDNIFRFTQAGSEVSALLGRIPSAVGYQPTLATDMGQMQERITTTTKGSITSVQAIYVPADDLTDPAPATSFAHLDATTVLSRSIAEKGIYPAVDPLDSTSRMLDPMIVGEEHYEVSRKVQTTLQRYKALQDIIAILGMDELSEEDKLAVARARKIERFLSQPFFVAEVFTGSPGKLVALEDTIKGFKGLVNGEYDHLPEAAFYMVGSIEEAIEKAKKLAAEAA; this is encoded by the coding sequence ATGGCTAAGGCAGCTACCCCGAAAGAAACCGTAGCGGAGAAGAAGCCCGCTGCACCGAGGAAGGCAGCTTCCGCCAAGACCACAGCAGTTGCCGCAACCGGCGCTGTCGGTCGCGTAACGCAGGTCATCGGCGCCGTCGTCGACGTCGCGTTCGACGAAGGCCAGCTTCCGCAGATCCTGAACGCGCTGGAGACCGACAACAACGGTAACCGCCTCGTTCTCGAAGTCGCACAGCACCTCGGCGAAAACTCCGTCCGCACGATCGCCATGGACTCGACCGAAGGTCTGGTTCGCGGCCAGTCGGTCACCGATACGGGCGCACCGATCACGGTTCCGGTCGGCGACGAAACGCTCGGTCGTATCATGAACGTCATCGGCGAGCCGGTTGACGAAGCCGGTCCGCTCGTCACCTCCGGCAAGCGCGCCATCCACCAGGAAGCGCCGTCCTACGTCGAGCAGTCGACGGAAGCGCAGATCCTCGTCACCGGCATCAAGGTCGTCGACCTTCTCGCTCCTTACGCAAAGGGCGGCAAGATCGGTCTCTTCGGCGGCGCAGGCGTCGGCAAGACCGTTCTCATCATGGAACTGATCAACAACGTCGCCAAGGCGCACGGTGGTTACTCGGTATTCGCGGGCGTGGGTGAACGTACCCGCGAAGGCAACGACCTCTACCACGAAATGATCGAGTCCGGCGTTAACAAGCACGGCGGTGGCGCAGGCTCCAAGGCCGCGCTCGTATACGGCCAGATGAACGAACCGCCGGGCGCCCGCGCTCGCGTCGCTCTCACCGGTCTGACGATCGCTGAAGACTTCCGCGACAAGGGCCAGGACGTTCTGTTCTTCGTCGACAACATCTTCCGCTTCACCCAGGCAGGCTCCGAAGTGTCGGCTCTGCTCGGCCGTATTCCTTCGGCCGTGGGTTACCAGCCGACGCTGGCAACCGACATGGGTCAGATGCAGGAACGCATCACCACCACGACCAAGGGTTCGATCACCTCGGTTCAGGCGATTTACGTTCCCGCCGACGACTTGACCGACCCGGCGCCGGCAACCTCGTTCGCCCACCTGGACGCAACGACCGTTCTGTCGCGCTCGATCGCCGAAAAGGGCATCTACCCGGCCGTTGACCCGCTCGACTCCACGTCGCGCATGCTCGACCCGATGATCGTCGGCGAAGAGCACTACGAAGTGTCGCGTAAGGTCCAGACGACCCTGCAGCGCTACAAGGCTCTCCAGGACATCATCGCCATCCTGGGCATGGACGAACTGTCTGAAGAAGACAAGCTGGCCGTTGCCCGCGCTCGTAAGATCGAACGCTTCCTGTCGCAGCCGTTCTTCGTCGCCGAAGTCTTCACCGGTTCGCCGGGCAAGCTCGTCGCCCTCGAAGACACGATCAAGGGCTTCAAGGGCCTGGTCAACGGCGAGTACGACCACCTGCCGGAAGCTGCCTTCTACATGGTTGGCTCGATCGAAGAAGCGATCGAAAAGGCCAAGAAGCTGGCTGCAGAAGCCGCTTGA
- a CDS encoding F0F1 ATP synthase subunit gamma → MPSLKDLKNRIASVKATQKITKAMKMVAAAKLRRAQEAAEAARPYSQRMAAVLANIAQAVGADDSAPALMTGTGKDDTHLLVVCTAERGLCGGFNSQIARHARDHVRKLLAAGKTVKIICVGKKGFDILRREFASLIIDRVDLREVKKIGFENADQIGHKVIGLFEKGEFDVCTLFYSEFKSVIAQIPTAQQLIPASAGPDAAETSDASAVYEYEPDAGAILSDLIPRNISVQIFRALLENVAGEMGAKMSAMDNATRNAGEMINKLTLNYNRQRQAQITKELIEIISGAEAL, encoded by the coding sequence ATGCCTTCACTTAAGGATCTGAAGAACCGGATCGCCTCCGTCAAGGCGACGCAGAAGATAACCAAGGCGATGAAAATGGTCGCCGCGGCGAAGCTTCGGCGTGCGCAGGAGGCGGCCGAGGCCGCCCGGCCTTACTCGCAGCGCATGGCTGCCGTTCTCGCCAACATCGCCCAGGCGGTTGGCGCGGACGACAGTGCGCCTGCCCTGATGACCGGAACCGGCAAGGACGATACGCACCTTCTGGTCGTCTGCACGGCTGAACGCGGCCTTTGCGGCGGCTTCAACTCGCAGATCGCCCGTCATGCCCGCGACCACGTTCGCAAGCTGCTTGCAGCCGGCAAGACGGTCAAGATCATCTGCGTCGGCAAGAAGGGCTTCGATATTCTGCGTCGCGAATTCGCGTCGCTGATCATCGATCGTGTCGACCTGCGTGAAGTCAAGAAGATCGGCTTTGAAAACGCCGACCAGATTGGCCACAAGGTCATCGGGCTCTTCGAAAAGGGCGAGTTCGATGTCTGCACGCTGTTCTATTCTGAGTTCAAGTCCGTTATCGCCCAGATTCCGACGGCTCAGCAGCTGATCCCCGCTTCGGCCGGCCCGGACGCAGCGGAAACATCGGATGCTTCGGCTGTCTACGAATATGAGCCGGACGCGGGCGCGATCCTGAGCGATCTCATTCCGCGCAACATTTCCGTGCAGATCTTCCGGGCCCTGCTCGAGAACGTCGCCGGCGAAATGGGCGCGAAGATGAGCGCGATGGACAACGCAACGCGCAACGCTGGTGAAATGATCAACAAGCTGACGCTGAACTACAACCGTCAGCGCCAGGCTCAGATCACCAAGGAACTCATTGAAATCATCTCGGGCGCGGAAGCGCTCTAA
- the atpA gene encoding F0F1 ATP synthase subunit alpha: MDIRAAEISAILKDQIKNFGQEAEVSEVGQVLSVGDGIARVYGLDNVQAGEMVEFPGGIRGMALNLEADNVGVVIFGSDRDIKEGDTVKRTGAIVDVPVGPELLGRVVDALGNPIDGKGPINAKQRSRVDVKAPGIIPRKSVHEPMSTGLKAIDALIPVGRGQRELVIGDRQTGKTAIILDTILNQKAIHDNGPEGDKLYCVYVAIGQKRSTVAQFVKVLEERGALQYSIIVAATASDPAPMQYLAPFAGCAMGEYFRDNGKHALIGYDDLSKQAVSYRQMSLLLRRPPGREAYPGDVFYLHSRLLERAAKLNDDMGAGSLTALPVIETQGNDVSAFIPTNVISITDGQIFLETDLFYQGIRPAVNVGLSVSRVGSAAQIKAMKQVAGSIKGELAQYREMAAFAQFGSDLDAATQRLLNRGARLTELLKQPQFSPLKTEEQVAVIFAGVNGYLDKLPVNQVGKFEQGLLSYMRSEGKDILETIRKDKAISDDVKGKLKAAIDSFAKSFA; this comes from the coding sequence ATGGATATCCGCGCCGCGGAAATTTCCGCAATTCTTAAAGATCAGATCAAAAATTTCGGCCAGGAAGCAGAAGTCTCCGAAGTCGGTCAGGTGCTTTCCGTCGGTGACGGTATTGCCCGCGTCTACGGCCTCGACAATGTTCAGGCAGGCGAAATGGTCGAATTCCCGGGTGGAATTCGCGGCATGGCGCTGAACCTCGAAGCCGACAACGTCGGTGTCGTTATCTTCGGTTCGGACCGTGACATCAAGGAAGGCGACACCGTCAAGCGGACTGGCGCCATCGTGGACGTTCCGGTTGGTCCGGAACTGCTCGGCCGCGTCGTCGACGCGCTCGGCAACCCGATCGACGGCAAGGGCCCGATCAACGCCAAGCAGCGTTCGCGCGTTGACGTCAAGGCTCCTGGTATCATTCCGCGCAAGTCGGTTCATGAGCCGATGTCGACCGGCCTCAAGGCCATCGACGCCCTCATCCCGGTTGGCCGTGGCCAGCGCGAGCTCGTCATCGGCGACCGCCAGACCGGCAAGACCGCCATCATCCTCGACACGATCCTCAACCAGAAGGCCATTCACGACAATGGTCCGGAAGGTGACAAGCTGTATTGCGTCTACGTCGCAATCGGCCAGAAGCGTTCGACGGTTGCCCAGTTCGTGAAGGTTCTGGAAGAGCGCGGCGCCCTGCAGTACTCGATCATCGTTGCTGCGACGGCTTCCGATCCGGCTCCGATGCAGTACCTCGCACCGTTCGCCGGCTGCGCGATGGGCGAATACTTCCGTGACAACGGCAAGCACGCTCTCATCGGTTATGACGACCTGTCCAAGCAGGCCGTTTCCTACCGTCAGATGTCGCTCCTGCTGCGCCGCCCGCCGGGCCGCGAAGCTTACCCGGGCGACGTTTTCTACCTGCACTCCCGCCTGCTCGAGCGCGCTGCAAAGCTGAACGACGACATGGGCGCTGGCTCGCTGACGGCTCTGCCGGTCATCGAAACGCAGGGCAACGACGTTTCGGCGTTCATCCCGACCAACGTGATCTCGATCACCGACGGCCAGATCTTCCTTGAAACCGACCTGTTCTATCAGGGCATCCGTCCGGCCGTTAACGTCGGTCTGTCGGTTTCGCGCGTCGGCTCCGCCGCGCAGATCAAGGCGATGAAGCAGGTTGCCGGCTCGATCAAGGGTGAACTCGCCCAGTATCGCGAAATGGCCGCCTTCGCGCAGTTCGGCTCGGACCTCGACGCCGCTACGCAGCGCCTGCTGAACCGCGGTGCCCGCCTGACCGAACTCCTGAAGCAGCCGCAGTTCTCGCCGCTGAAGACGGAAGAGCAGGTCGCTGTCATCTTCGCAGGCGTCAACGGTTACCTCGACAAGCTGCCGGTCAACCAGGTTGGCAAGTTCGAGCAGGGCCTGCTTTCGTACATGCGTTCGGAAGGCAAGGACATCCTGGAAACCATCCGCAAGGACAAGGCGATCTCCGACGACGTCAAGGGCAAGCTGAAGGCTGCAATCGACAGCTTCGCCAAGTCTTTCGCCTGA
- a CDS encoding F0F1 ATP synthase subunit delta codes for MPVADTSQLISGVAERYASSLFELALSAGSVEAVGADLTRVQALIDGSDDLKRLIASPVFSADDQFKAISAVAEKAGISGLVGNFLKVVARNRRLFALPGMIKAFRLIAARHRGEISADVTSAHALSAAQQNELKATLKGVTGKDVAVNVTVDPSILGGLIVKVGSRQIDTSLRTKLSTLKLALKEVG; via the coding sequence GTGCCCGTGGCAGACACATCCCAGCTTATTTCCGGTGTTGCAGAAAGATATGCGTCCTCGCTTTTTGAACTCGCGCTCAGCGCCGGTTCCGTCGAGGCAGTCGGTGCGGATCTTACCCGCGTCCAGGCCCTGATCGACGGCAGCGATGATCTGAAGCGGCTGATCGCAAGCCCGGTCTTTTCTGCAGACGACCAGTTCAAGGCCATTTCGGCGGTTGCCGAAAAGGCTGGTATCTCCGGGCTCGTCGGCAACTTCCTCAAGGTTGTTGCCCGCAATCGTCGCCTCTTCGCGCTGCCGGGCATGATCAAGGCGTTCCGCCTGATCGCCGCGCGCCATCGTGGCGAAATCTCTGCCGACGTTACGTCGGCGCATGCGCTCTCCGCAGCGCAGCAAAACGAATTGAAGGCGACGCTGAAAGGCGTCACCGGCAAAGACGTGGCGGTCAACGTCACCGTCGACCCGTCTATTCTTGGAGGTCTGATCGTCAAGGTCGGGTCCCGCCAGATTGACACCTCCCTTCGCACCAAACTCTCTACCCTTAAGCTTGCACTGAAAGAGGTCGGCTGA
- a CDS encoding DUF4345 domain-containing protein — protein sequence MEFYIPTETGELLAFSAAVAAALIGVVMLFAPRLTFRTAGIGIAEGRRGGYAEARSTMGGMHVGLGLAAILLAQPMVYLAVGAAFALAAFGRILSMMSDNGGTVYNWLALFVQAALAILPLAYVFGMI from the coding sequence ATGGAGTTCTACATTCCGACGGAAACCGGCGAGTTGCTCGCCTTCAGCGCAGCCGTGGCTGCGGCGCTGATCGGCGTCGTCATGCTGTTTGCGCCGCGGCTTACCTTTCGCACGGCCGGTATCGGCATTGCCGAGGGGCGGCGCGGCGGCTATGCGGAGGCGCGCTCCACCATGGGCGGCATGCATGTCGGGCTCGGCCTTGCCGCCATTCTGTTGGCGCAGCCGATGGTCTACCTTGCCGTCGGAGCGGCGTTTGCGCTTGCCGCCTTCGGGCGTATCCTCTCGATGATGAGCGACAACGGCGGGACGGTCTACAACTGGCTGGCGCTCTTCGTTCAGGCGGCACTTGCCATCCTCCCGCTCGCCTACGTCTTCGGCATGATCTGA
- a CDS encoding primosomal protein N' yields the protein MTRDSTDLFGDLLGPVSARRVVPVLVPMPAPKAYSYAVPDHMAVEPGSIVQVPLGPRLVVGVVWDGDDDGSVDPKKLKTIEKVFDCPPLTRDMRTFLDWVATYTVTPPGLVARMALRAPAAFDPEPMVEALRLTEMRPERMTAARERVIAAASDGFSWTRSGLAHAAGTSSSVIEGLTQQGVFETVFMAPPPVVALPDPDFVAPRLEGPQKDAAADLLAAVAEGGFSVSLIDGITGSGKTEVYFEAIAATLRAGKQVLILLPEIALTSSFLERFQDRFGAKPAEWHSDLAPRTREKVWRQVTTGTVRVVAGARSALFLPFEELGLIIVDEEHDPAYKQEDRVYYNARDMAVVRGRITGFPVVLVSATPSVESRVNGEVGRYKPIHLPTRFGDAALPRLGVVDMRQHPPARGGFLSPVLLSQVGKAVERGEQALLFLNRRGYAPLTLCRVCGHRFQCPDCSSWLVEHRFRGQIQCHQCGYSERTPEACPECGTLDHLVACGPGVERIAEEVERHFPEARTIVLSSDLMGVKRLRLELEAITRGEADIVIGTQLVAKGHNFPLMTLVGIVDADLGLANGDPRAAERTFQLLSQVTGRAGRTGLKSLGLLQTYQPQHPVMQAIVSGDADAFYDREIAEREKALLPPFGRLASLIVSADTRQDAEGHARGLRMAAPRTDGITILGPAEAPLALIRGRHRFRLLVHGRRNSDMQAFVKAMIAAGPKERGSVSVQLDIDPQSFL from the coding sequence ATGACTCGCGATTCAACCGATTTATTCGGCGATTTGCTCGGGCCTGTTTCGGCCCGTCGCGTCGTGCCGGTCCTGGTGCCCATGCCGGCGCCGAAAGCCTATTCCTATGCGGTTCCCGACCACATGGCGGTCGAGCCGGGCTCGATCGTGCAGGTGCCGCTCGGCCCGCGCCTCGTCGTCGGCGTCGTCTGGGATGGAGACGATGACGGAAGCGTCGATCCGAAGAAACTGAAGACAATCGAGAAGGTCTTCGATTGCCCGCCGCTGACGCGCGACATGCGGACCTTTCTCGATTGGGTTGCCACCTATACCGTCACGCCGCCGGGGCTGGTCGCGCGCATGGCGCTGCGGGCGCCGGCCGCCTTTGATCCCGAGCCGATGGTGGAGGCCCTGCGCCTCACCGAGATGCGGCCGGAGCGCATGACGGCGGCACGCGAACGCGTGATCGCTGCCGCCAGCGACGGCTTCTCCTGGACCCGCTCCGGGCTCGCGCATGCGGCCGGCACGTCGTCGAGCGTGATCGAGGGACTGACGCAGCAAGGCGTCTTCGAGACCGTCTTCATGGCGCCGCCGCCGGTCGTCGCCTTGCCCGATCCCGATTTCGTCGCCCCTCGGCTGGAAGGTCCGCAGAAGGATGCCGCCGCCGACCTCCTGGCAGCGGTCGCGGAGGGCGGCTTTTCAGTGTCCTTGATCGACGGCATCACCGGCTCCGGCAAGACCGAGGTCTATTTCGAGGCGATTGCCGCGACGCTTCGGGCCGGCAAGCAGGTGCTGATCCTGTTGCCGGAAATCGCGCTGACGTCGAGCTTCCTCGAACGCTTCCAGGATCGTTTTGGCGCAAAGCCGGCCGAGTGGCATTCGGATCTGGCGCCGCGGACCCGCGAAAAGGTCTGGCGCCAGGTGACCACTGGCACGGTCCGCGTCGTCGCCGGCGCGCGATCCGCCCTGTTTCTGCCGTTCGAAGAACTCGGTCTCATCATCGTCGATGAAGAGCACGACCCGGCCTACAAGCAGGAGGATCGCGTCTACTATAATGCGCGCGACATGGCGGTCGTGCGCGGCCGGATCACCGGCTTTCCCGTCGTGCTCGTTTCGGCAACACCTTCGGTCGAAAGCCGCGTCAACGGAGAGGTCGGCCGCTACAAGCCGATCCACCTGCCGACGCGCTTCGGCGATGCGGCGCTGCCGCGGCTCGGCGTCGTCGACATGCGCCAGCATCCGCCGGCGCGCGGCGGTTTCCTGTCACCGGTGCTCTTGAGCCAGGTCGGCAAGGCCGTCGAGCGCGGCGAGCAGGCGCTGCTCTTCCTCAATCGGCGCGGCTATGCACCGCTGACGCTCTGCCGTGTTTGCGGCCATCGCTTCCAGTGCCCGGATTGCTCCAGCTGGCTCGTCGAGCATCGCTTTCGCGGACAGATCCAGTGCCACCAGTGCGGCTATTCCGAGCGCACGCCGGAAGCCTGCCCGGAGTGCGGCACGCTCGATCACCTCGTTGCCTGCGGCCCGGGGGTTGAGCGCATTGCCGAGGAGGTGGAGCGGCATTTCCCCGAAGCGCGCACCATCGTGCTTTCTTCCGACCTGATGGGCGTCAAACGGCTGAGGCTGGAGCTTGAAGCCATCACGCGTGGCGAAGCCGATATCGTCATCGGTACCCAGCTGGTCGCCAAGGGACATAACTTCCCCCTGATGACGCTGGTCGGCATTGTCGATGCCGACCTCGGTCTGGCAAATGGCGATCCGCGTGCGGCGGAGCGAACCTTTCAATTGCTCTCGCAGGTGACCGGCCGCGCCGGGCGAACCGGCCTCAAGAGCCTCGGCCTGTTGCAGACCTACCAGCCGCAGCATCCGGTGATGCAGGCGATCGTTTCCGGCGATGCGGACGCCTTCTACGACCGCGAGATTGCCGAGCGCGAGAAGGCGCTGCTGCCGCCCTTCGGCCGGCTCGCCTCACTGATCGTCTCGGCCGATACCCGCCAGGATGCCGAGGGTCATGCGCGGGGCTTGCGCATGGCGGCACCACGGACCGACGGCATCACCATTCTCGGCCCCGCGGAAGCGCCGCTGGCGCTGATCCGCGGGCGGCATCGCTTCCGCCTGCTGGTGCACGGCCGGCGCAACAGCGACATGCAGGCCTTCGTCAAGGCGATGATCGCTGCCGGCCCGAAGGAGCGCGGCTCGGTCAGCGTCCAGCTCGATATCGATCCCCAGAGCTTCCTGTAG
- the fsa gene encoding fructose-6-phosphate aldolase — protein sequence MKFFVDTADVKEIRELNDLGLLDGVTTNPSLILKSGRDITEVTKEICGIVEGPVSAEVTATEYAEMMKEAAVLSKIADNICIKLPLTLDGLKACKALTSDGHQTNVTLCFSANQALLAAKAGATFVSPFVGRLDDIAFDGMDLIREIRHIFDNYGYETEILAASIRTVNHVKEAALIGADVVTAPPATLKALVKHPLTDKGLEQFLADWAKTGQKIA from the coding sequence ATGAAATTTTTCGTTGATACCGCCGACGTCAAGGAAATCCGCGAGCTGAACGATCTCGGCCTTCTCGATGGCGTCACCACCAACCCGTCGCTGATCCTGAAGTCGGGCCGCGACATCACGGAAGTCACCAAGGAAATCTGCGGCATCGTCGAGGGCCCGGTTTCGGCGGAAGTCACCGCCACCGAATACGCCGAGATGATGAAGGAAGCCGCCGTTCTCTCGAAGATCGCCGACAACATCTGCATCAAGCTGCCGCTGACGCTCGACGGCCTCAAGGCCTGCAAGGCGCTGACCTCGGACGGCCACCAGACCAACGTGACGCTGTGCTTCTCGGCCAACCAGGCGCTGCTCGCCGCCAAGGCCGGCGCGACCTTCGTTTCGCCCTTCGTCGGCCGCCTCGACGACATCGCCTTCGACGGCATGGACCTGATCCGCGAAATCCGCCACATCTTCGACAACTACGGCTATGAGACCGAGATCCTCGCAGCTTCGATCCGCACGGTGAACCACGTCAAGGAAGCAGCCCTCATCGGCGCTGACGTCGTCACCGCACCGCCGGCCACGCTGAAGGCTCTCGTCAAGCATCCGCTGACCGACAAGGGCCTCGAGCAGTTTCTGGCCGACTGGGCCAAGACCGGCCAGAAGATCGCCTGA
- a CDS encoding AAA family ATPase, producing the protein MQLQSMFAENYRSLKSIRMDLTGVNLFIGENGVGKSNLYRALQLVQSAIRGTLAREIAEEGGMSSALWSGRRRADKPARIRLETELLDEERAITFRYRIEAGLRPPLAAAGFAYEPQVKEEELTVETGRRPVTMMKRSGPGIFVRGERGRMEDYPEQALTSETAISLLGDAGHYPEVGTFRRAVDQWRFFHGFRTDRDSPLRLPCLAVTAPMLDETGVNMAAVFATLRHTRQDTADLDRAVADAFGGAHLDVPEPGQFAEFSLVFPDFPNRPFSPRELSDGQMRFLALAAALLSYRRPRFIALNEPETSLHPDMLPALADMIASASRESQIWIVTHSERLAEEVRQRSGIRPRRVIRKDSATWIDGMRLTGLMDDDE; encoded by the coding sequence ATGCAGCTACAATCCATGTTTGCCGAAAACTACCGTTCGTTGAAGTCGATCCGCATGGATCTGACCGGGGTCAACCTGTTCATCGGCGAGAACGGCGTCGGCAAATCCAACCTCTATCGCGCGCTGCAACTCGTGCAGTCGGCCATCCGCGGAACCCTGGCGCGGGAGATCGCCGAGGAGGGCGGCATGTCGTCGGCGCTCTGGAGTGGCCGGCGCCGGGCCGACAAGCCGGCGCGCATCCGGCTCGAGACCGAGTTGTTGGACGAGGAACGGGCGATCACCTTTCGCTACCGCATAGAGGCCGGGCTGCGCCCGCCATTGGCGGCGGCAGGGTTTGCCTATGAGCCTCAGGTGAAGGAAGAGGAACTGACCGTTGAGACCGGCCGCCGTCCGGTGACGATGATGAAGCGGTCTGGCCCCGGCATCTTCGTGCGTGGCGAGCGCGGGCGGATGGAGGACTATCCGGAACAGGCGTTGACCTCGGAGACGGCGATCTCGCTGCTCGGCGACGCCGGCCATTATCCGGAGGTCGGAACCTTCCGCCGTGCGGTCGACCAATGGCGGTTCTTCCATGGCTTCCGCACCGATCGCGATTCGCCCTTGCGTCTGCCCTGCCTTGCCGTCACGGCGCCGATGCTCGACGAGACGGGCGTCAACATGGCCGCGGTCTTCGCGACGCTCAGGCACACCCGTCAGGATACGGCCGATCTAGACCGGGCGGTCGCCGACGCCTTTGGCGGCGCCCATCTCGACGTTCCCGAGCCGGGACAGTTCGCCGAGTTCTCGCTGGTCTTTCCGGATTTCCCCAACCGGCCGTTTTCGCCGCGCGAGCTTTCCGACGGGCAGATGCGCTTCCTGGCGCTGGCGGCCGCCCTGCTTTCCTATCGCCGACCCCGGTTCATTGCGCTCAACGAGCCCGAAACGAGCCTGCATCCTGACATGCTGCCGGCGCTTGCCGACATGATCGCCAGCGCCTCCCGCGAGAGCCAGATCTGGATCGTTACCCATTCGGAGAGACTGGCCGAAGAAGTGCGCCAGCGCTCAGGCATCCGTCCGCGCCGGGTGATCCGCAAGGACAGCGCCACCTGGATCGACGGCATGCGGCTGACGGGGCTGATGGACGACGACGAGTAG